A window of the Blastopirellula sediminis genome harbors these coding sequences:
- a CDS encoding DUF2461 domain-containing protein, with protein MKQLDHFAGFPKQTVTFLRNLRANNSKAWFDEHRGDYDQYYVTPAKAFVEAVGKKLARLSKALVAQPRINGSIYRINRDIRFSKDKTPYKDHLDCLFWEEDKKSSPSALFFRVSPDGVLIGAGAYACPDLLKKLRPAITHEIFGKELAGIAKKLRKGGLEIHGKHYKRFPSDFPTDGPAAEFLLHNSIYVVKEEPVALAQSTDLVDRCVAQWKIMLPLHAWLINHG; from the coding sequence ATGAAGCAACTTGACCACTTCGCCGGCTTTCCCAAACAGACCGTCACGTTCCTCCGTAACCTGCGGGCGAACAACTCGAAGGCCTGGTTCGACGAACATCGCGGCGACTATGACCAGTACTACGTCACGCCGGCCAAGGCGTTTGTCGAAGCGGTCGGCAAGAAGCTTGCGCGTCTATCGAAAGCGCTGGTCGCCCAGCCGCGGATCAACGGCTCGATCTATCGCATCAACCGCGACATCCGCTTCAGCAAAGACAAGACGCCGTACAAGGATCATCTCGATTGTCTCTTCTGGGAAGAGGACAAGAAGTCGAGTCCTTCGGCCCTCTTCTTTCGCGTCAGTCCGGACGGAGTGTTGATTGGCGCCGGGGCCTATGCGTGCCCCGACTTGCTGAAGAAGTTGCGGCCGGCGATCACCCACGAGATCTTTGGGAAAGAACTGGCGGGGATCGCCAAAAAGCTACGCAAAGGGGGCCTGGAGATTCACGGCAAACATTACAAGCGGTTTCCCAGCGACTTTCCGACCGACGGTCCCGCCGCCGAGTTTCTGCTGCACAATTCGATCTATGTGGTGAAGGAAGAGCCGGTCGCGCTGGCTCAGTCAACGGACCTGGTCGACCGCTGCGTCGCGCAGTGGAAAATAATGCTGCCGCTGCACGCGTGGTTGATCAACCACGGGTAG
- a CDS encoding pyridoxine 5'-phosphate synthase → MPNLGVNIDHVATVRQARRTNEPDPVWAAALAEIGGADCITLHLREDRRHIQDRDLRIIRETAKVKVNLELATAEDVLKLACEVKPDQATLVPERREEVTTEGGLDLLRNPDKVKAAIERLQEAGIAVSLFLDPEPAQLVMARKLGATAVELHTGQYALTQGAAREAELQKLTHAGQHICDLGMELLAGHGLTYSNVLPIAAIPKMSELNIGHSIISRAMMVGMEQAVHDMKRLVTGAILNSRVEH, encoded by the coding sequence ATGCCCAATCTGGGAGTCAATATTGACCATGTCGCCACGGTCCGTCAGGCACGTCGGACCAATGAGCCTGATCCGGTTTGGGCCGCCGCTTTGGCGGAGATCGGGGGCGCCGATTGCATCACGCTCCACCTGCGTGAAGATCGCCGCCATATCCAGGATCGCGACCTGCGAATCATTCGCGAGACCGCCAAGGTCAAAGTGAACCTGGAACTGGCGACCGCCGAGGACGTGCTGAAGCTCGCTTGCGAGGTGAAGCCTGATCAGGCGACCCTGGTTCCCGAGCGGCGCGAAGAAGTGACGACCGAAGGGGGGCTCGACCTGCTGCGGAATCCCGACAAGGTCAAAGCGGCGATCGAACGTTTGCAGGAAGCAGGCATCGCGGTCAGTCTCTTCCTCGATCCCGAGCCGGCCCAGTTGGTGATGGCTCGCAAACTAGGGGCGACTGCCGTTGAGCTTCACACGGGACAATATGCTCTGACGCAAGGCGCCGCTCGCGAGGCCGAACTCCAAAAGCTGACCCATGCCGGTCAACATATCTGCGATCTCGGAATGGAACTGCTCGCCGGGCATGGTTTGACCTACAGCAACGTCCTGCCGATCGCCGCGATTCCCAAGATGAGCGAGCTAAACATCGGCCACAGCATCATTTCGCGAGCGATGATGGTCGGCATGGAACAAGCCGTCCACGACATGAAACGCCTGGTCACGGGCGCCATTTTGAACAGTCGAGTGGAACACTAA
- a CDS encoding DUF4200 domain-containing protein: protein MSWLAILIDPWFIFEAFFYVSPLLGTLLTLCFFRDPNAPFTWETKLSASLLLLAMFCGLGFAANGSHSRATAKNLDEQKTIEFNKQMAELKEGAKVTSEKLTASEQELKKMSRDLTMERQANFAERELALKERSSAEESRGKVDSSLAKLTMENDDLKTKLSLQNDALVAANQKLDHANVLNALLKKKLDEIGSNVGGEFQLNIGYVQLPFAIQSQPINYEIKEETGMIYAPTGSNSHLAIGCYREFCHWEPQGRVGSSNWVQFALRRNMEVRGSKLPFQATTIGIQEVVNGSVAQKSLMITSPDGVEQRSTYSFPYDPDEDSTPITIKVAP, encoded by the coding sequence ATGAGTTGGCTTGCAATATTGATCGATCCTTGGTTCATCTTTGAAGCTTTCTTCTACGTGAGCCCCTTGCTAGGAACCCTTCTTACTCTCTGCTTTTTTCGAGACCCCAACGCCCCTTTCACTTGGGAAACCAAGCTTTCCGCCAGCTTGCTTTTGCTTGCGATGTTTTGCGGACTTGGCTTCGCCGCAAACGGAAGCCACTCCCGCGCGACCGCCAAGAACTTGGACGAGCAAAAGACGATCGAGTTCAACAAACAGATGGCCGAGCTCAAAGAAGGGGCAAAAGTAACATCAGAAAAACTGACTGCCTCCGAACAGGAACTGAAGAAGATGTCACGCGACTTGACGATGGAAAGGCAAGCAAATTTTGCAGAGCGAGAACTTGCTCTCAAAGAACGGTCATCGGCTGAAGAGTCCCGCGGGAAAGTCGACTCGTCCTTAGCTAAATTGACGATGGAGAACGACGACCTTAAGACGAAGCTATCGCTTCAAAATGATGCATTGGTCGCCGCAAACCAAAAGCTCGATCACGCTAATGTACTCAATGCCCTACTGAAAAAGAAACTTGATGAAATTGGATCCAACGTCGGTGGTGAGTTTCAGTTAAACATCGGCTATGTTCAGCTTCCTTTTGCAATTCAGTCGCAGCCGATTAATTACGAGATTAAGGAAGAGACCGGCATGATTTACGCCCCAACCGGAAGCAACTCCCATCTAGCTATCGGATGCTATAGGGAGTTCTGCCACTGGGAACCGCAGGGCCGAGTTGGAAGCTCTAATTGGGTCCAATTCGCTCTGCGAAGAAACATGGAAGTGCGGGGCTCCAAATTGCCATTTCAAGCGACGACAATCGGCATCCAAGAGGTTGTAAATGGATCCGTGGCGCAGAAATCACTAATGATCACGTCTCCAGACGGCGTGGAACAACGGTCCACTTACTCTTTCCCCTACGATCCAGACGAGGATTCAACTCCGATCACCATTAAAGTCGCGCCCTAA
- the dapA gene encoding 4-hydroxy-tetrahydrodipicolinate synthase has translation MSRKGSEFAGVWTAIVTPLKDGNVDYARLKEQVDFQIAAGVTGLCPVGTTGESPTLSHEEHERVISSVIETAAGRVKVMPGTGSNSTAEALRLTKWAAKEGADAALMVAPYYNKPTQRGFYEHFKAVAEAVDVPICVYNIPGRAAKNIEPETIAKLAELKNIALVKDATGSLDQTSQVLERTNLTVLSGDDSLTIPMMSVGGEGVISVVGNILPQDMVAMVAAMAAGKLEEARERHFKLFGLCREMLGLATNPIPIKAAMKMLGRDTGEMRLPMTNLEASEEAQLRSTLTKYGLL, from the coding sequence ATGTCGCGAAAAGGTTCTGAATTTGCTGGCGTGTGGACCGCAATTGTTACTCCGTTGAAGGACGGCAATGTGGATTACGCCCGCTTGAAAGAGCAAGTCGATTTCCAAATCGCGGCAGGGGTCACCGGCTTGTGCCCGGTCGGCACTACCGGCGAATCGCCCACCCTCTCGCACGAAGAGCATGAGCGGGTCATCAGCTCGGTCATCGAAACGGCCGCTGGCCGCGTCAAAGTGATGCCGGGTACCGGGTCGAACAGCACGGCCGAAGCGCTACGCCTGACCAAGTGGGCCGCCAAAGAAGGCGCCGACGCGGCCCTGATGGTCGCTCCCTATTACAACAAGCCGACCCAACGCGGCTTCTACGAACATTTCAAAGCGGTCGCCGAAGCGGTCGACGTGCCGATCTGCGTTTACAACATCCCGGGCCGCGCCGCCAAGAACATTGAGCCGGAAACGATCGCCAAGCTGGCCGAGCTGAAAAACATCGCGCTGGTCAAAGACGCGACCGGTTCGCTCGATCAGACGTCGCAAGTACTGGAACGGACCAACCTGACCGTGCTGAGCGGCGACGATAGCCTGACGATTCCGATGATGTCGGTCGGCGGCGAAGGGGTGATCTCGGTCGTCGGCAACATCCTGCCGCAAGACATGGTGGCGATGGTCGCCGCGATGGCGGCCGGCAAGCTGGAAGAAGCCCGCGAGCGGCACTTCAAGCTGTTCGGTCTCTGCCGCGAAATGCTCGGCCTGGCGACCAACCCGATTCCGATCAAAGCGGCGATGAAGATGCTCGGCCGCGACACCGGCGAAATGCGTCTGCCGATGACGAACCTGGAAGCGAGCGAAGAAGCGCAATTGCGCTCGACCCTGACGAAGTACGGGCTGCTGTAA
- a CDS encoding poly(ADP-ribose) glycohydrolase domain-containing protein: MPGRPFCSDIEAMYRGFLGWECTRRREVLQETIAALEKADPSDHYHRLAQQNLKRWRASRADADGTLRVEVISGDWGDVVAQLTREYGECFAALNMANSYVPGGAYVEGAAAQEENMFRRTDCHFRIRDDQYDPKLDQYFPEMTRLLTAHDGEVYLDTLQPRVCIRGSEDRGLDDLGYPWLADEAIFPFYELRAAACDLRDGSPFEPEEMRRRIVAQLDTLQSQGVRHAVLGAFGCGAFMNPATEVAKIYQEEIAKRADDFAVIAFAIYSAGYGPDNYKLFANVFGVE; the protein is encoded by the coding sequence ATGCCAGGTCGCCCGTTCTGCTCTGACATCGAAGCGATGTATCGCGGCTTTCTCGGCTGGGAATGCACGCGGCGGCGTGAAGTGTTGCAGGAGACGATCGCGGCGCTGGAAAAAGCCGATCCGTCCGACCACTATCATCGCTTGGCGCAGCAAAACTTGAAGCGTTGGCGAGCGAGCCGCGCTGATGCCGATGGGACGCTGCGTGTTGAAGTGATCTCCGGCGACTGGGGAGACGTCGTCGCTCAACTGACGCGCGAGTATGGCGAATGTTTCGCCGCGCTCAACATGGCGAACTCCTACGTCCCCGGCGGCGCCTATGTCGAAGGCGCTGCGGCGCAGGAAGAAAACATGTTCCGCCGCACCGATTGTCACTTTCGGATTCGCGACGATCAGTACGACCCGAAGCTCGATCAATACTTCCCCGAGATGACCCGGCTGCTGACGGCGCACGACGGCGAAGTCTATCTCGATACGCTGCAGCCGCGAGTCTGCATTCGAGGCAGCGAAGATCGCGGGCTCGACGATCTCGGCTACCCGTGGCTGGCGGACGAAGCGATTTTTCCGTTCTACGAACTGCGCGCCGCGGCCTGCGATCTGCGCGACGGCAGCCCGTTCGAGCCGGAAGAAATGCGGCGGAGAATCGTCGCCCAACTTGATACGCTGCAAAGCCAGGGAGTCCGCCACGCGGTCCTCGGGGCGTTCGGCTGCGGCGCCTTCATGAACCCAGCGACCGAAGTGGCGAAGATCTACCAGGAAGAAATCGCCAAGCGAGCCGACGATTTTGCCGTGATCGCATTCGCGATCTATTCGGCCGGATATGGACCGGACAACTACAAACTGTTTGCCAATGTCTTCGGCGTCGAATAA
- a CDS encoding protease inhibitor I42 family protein translates to MNASFFRIMAAGFTLLILSVPAMADFQQGTELTAGDEIASLEVTISVSKGASLEDPIALDLGLGFPLWLTPLGRDDDESAPFGAVPQQTTADQKSLAADSQATFTFLRSGEPGQDRFRATPLLLDGVRVGDIARIGLMTTGAGEWELKGYEVKVNGKLLAANDALYQQPSIALEKARATIAELEPKVTPLEIQISDLNALVSANLATDADRQALAQKERELTPLKARLHQAVAQTEGRYPWYEEVGFEPLGYGYGAIKSLKVTVVTFAHTGADTRNIVYFQAGARKYALSDADHPLTSVNGAQEFDIDLATGPLMPLDLRKFALGMIASPIPYAAAPDRWHPERLRVEADGVVIYDSELNFLDKRSLAAIRLIPPAHLNDKGELVSDETHSQRETAAWTAGTGQGLNPADGTPLPLPTDPTAPDYPQPEPGANDLSPDNNVTPDNVTPDNVTPDNDVTPDDNVTPDDDVTPDDDVTPDDDVTPADDDFDPFPDEDPLPPDPNPNPDPNPQPDPNPNPNPNPTPFPVPDPITPTPQTADLSGRVVEQLPDGSVRGIASAAIVLRENSGTPAGAGSLEDGSYQTTMLPGTWQASVTATGFQQLQDPQPLVINPGDQLVRDFTLVRAEPPAGQGIRGKVRVAVPRGYNVLPPPADLKLTITSQTDPALVYGPIKLEADGSYQQNLSPGRYFVKAVAAGYHDSPSLVHEVLTGAYTEVNIVLLPESGPTGFDLKVTVKGKADPEDLLLEGAKVTVRHEKQSLADAPNKPTLPDGVAKFENLQEPGTYTVLVQKEGYRSGGDTIDLPGPTHEIEVTLVPLVEPPKLVKVTGWLVYKNEKSRTGYSGLPDVKLTFTPALPAANVPVETYVTATKSNGAFSLEMREGSYSPSADLDLEKFEPLPEQFYRVYPEMDPIFLKVEPKQPSLVTVQGYVLTRSQVDSRKLVAVEGARVEWFAPKSPSRRAAASDVTDSGGRFTVKVMENKEFPYSVDVHAPAGFYSRNVKIDVTQGMERPKIELKRVPAPEPIPEPHPEPTPHPEPSPHPPMPWPHPHPEPTPHPTPQVCVLNGVVTLDSHNTQANLCVAPGGTLEVRLNLSAGTGYQWGMVSRLSREVTLVSGPEWVKSSGYSIGAGGYTKYVFRVNSQAQRGFHLAFQLKRPWEASAASQANVSVTVGPASGGGFRTR, encoded by the coding sequence ATGAACGCTTCATTCTTCCGAATCATGGCGGCGGGGTTTACGCTGCTGATCTTGTCCGTTCCGGCGATGGCCGACTTCCAACAAGGAACGGAGCTAACGGCCGGCGACGAAATTGCGTCGCTGGAAGTGACGATTTCGGTCAGCAAGGGAGCGAGCCTCGAAGATCCGATCGCGCTAGATCTGGGACTTGGCTTTCCTCTGTGGCTTACTCCGCTCGGACGTGACGATGACGAATCGGCCCCCTTTGGCGCCGTGCCCCAGCAAACGACCGCCGACCAAAAATCGCTCGCGGCCGATTCCCAGGCGACCTTCACCTTCCTGCGTAGCGGCGAGCCGGGGCAAGATCGCTTCCGCGCAACGCCGCTGCTGCTTGATGGCGTGCGCGTCGGCGACATCGCCCGGATTGGTTTGATGACGACCGGCGCCGGCGAATGGGAGCTGAAAGGGTACGAAGTCAAGGTGAACGGCAAGCTGCTGGCCGCCAATGACGCCCTTTATCAACAGCCGAGTATTGCGCTGGAGAAGGCCCGCGCCACGATCGCTGAACTCGAGCCGAAAGTAACGCCGCTGGAAATTCAAATTTCTGACCTGAACGCGCTTGTCTCCGCCAACCTGGCGACTGACGCCGATCGCCAGGCGCTGGCGCAGAAGGAACGGGAGCTGACGCCGCTGAAAGCGCGACTGCATCAAGCCGTCGCGCAAACGGAAGGACGCTATCCGTGGTACGAGGAGGTTGGATTTGAACCGCTTGGCTACGGTTATGGAGCGATTAAATCGCTCAAGGTGACGGTCGTAACGTTCGCTCATACCGGCGCCGACACGCGGAACATCGTCTACTTTCAGGCAGGGGCTCGCAAGTACGCGCTGAGCGACGCCGATCATCCGTTGACCTCGGTCAATGGGGCGCAAGAGTTCGATATCGACCTGGCGACCGGCCCGCTGATGCCGCTCGATCTGCGGAAGTTCGCGCTCGGCATGATTGCGAGTCCAATTCCTTACGCCGCCGCGCCAGACCGTTGGCATCCGGAACGACTGCGTGTGGAAGCGGACGGCGTAGTGATTTACGACAGCGAACTGAACTTCCTCGACAAGCGCTCCTTGGCGGCGATCCGATTGATTCCCCCGGCCCACCTTAACGACAAAGGGGAGTTGGTTTCGGACGAGACCCACTCGCAGCGCGAGACGGCCGCTTGGACCGCGGGAACCGGACAAGGCTTGAATCCCGCCGACGGGACGCCGCTGCCGCTGCCAACTGATCCAACCGCGCCTGACTATCCTCAGCCGGAACCAGGCGCCAATGACCTGTCGCCAGACAACAACGTCACCCCCGACAATGTAACGCCGGACAACGTTACCCCCGATAACGATGTAACGCCGGATGACAACGTTACTCCTGACGACGACGTCACCCCGGACGATGATGTGACGCCCGATGATGACGTAACTCCCGCGGACGACGACTTTGACCCGTTTCCGGATGAAGACCCGTTGCCGCCAGACCCGAATCCGAATCCAGATCCCAACCCGCAGCCAGACCCCAATCCAAATCCGAACCCCAACCCAACCCCGTTCCCGGTTCCGGATCCAATCACGCCGACCCCGCAGACCGCTGATCTATCCGGACGCGTCGTCGAGCAGCTTCCGGACGGGAGCGTACGCGGCATTGCCAGCGCGGCGATCGTGCTGCGAGAAAACAGCGGAACCCCTGCCGGCGCGGGCAGCCTGGAAGATGGGAGCTACCAAACGACGATGCTTCCCGGCACGTGGCAAGCGTCGGTGACGGCGACCGGTTTTCAACAACTGCAAGATCCGCAGCCGCTCGTGATCAACCCCGGCGATCAGCTTGTCCGCGACTTTACGCTGGTTCGCGCCGAGCCGCCGGCGGGACAAGGGATTCGGGGCAAGGTGCGGGTGGCGGTTCCGCGAGGTTACAACGTCCTGCCGCCGCCGGCCGACTTGAAGCTGACCATTACTTCGCAAACCGATCCCGCCCTGGTCTACGGCCCGATCAAACTCGAAGCCGACGGCAGCTATCAGCAGAACCTGAGCCCAGGCAGATACTTCGTCAAAGCGGTCGCCGCCGGCTATCATGATTCGCCCAGCCTCGTTCACGAGGTTCTGACCGGCGCGTACACCGAAGTGAATATCGTGCTCCTCCCTGAATCGGGACCGACCGGCTTCGATTTGAAGGTAACGGTCAAAGGGAAAGCTGATCCAGAGGACCTATTGTTGGAAGGCGCCAAGGTGACGGTCCGCCACGAAAAGCAATCGCTGGCCGACGCGCCCAACAAGCCGACCCTTCCCGATGGCGTCGCCAAGTTTGAAAATCTGCAAGAGCCCGGCACGTATACGGTCCTCGTGCAGAAAGAAGGCTATCGTTCGGGCGGCGATACGATCGACCTTCCCGGCCCAACGCACGAAATTGAAGTGACCCTCGTGCCGCTGGTCGAACCGCCCAAGCTGGTGAAAGTGACCGGCTGGCTCGTCTACAAGAATGAAAAGAGTCGGACCGGATATTCCGGCCTTCCGGACGTAAAGCTTACCTTTACGCCGGCGTTGCCAGCGGCGAACGTGCCGGTCGAAACCTACGTTACGGCAACCAAGAGCAACGGCGCCTTTTCGCTGGAAATGCGTGAAGGAAGTTACTCGCCGTCGGCCGATCTCGACCTAGAGAAGTTCGAGCCCTTGCCCGAGCAGTTCTACCGAGTCTACCCGGAGATGGATCCCATCTTCCTGAAGGTAGAGCCGAAGCAGCCGAGCCTGGTGACGGTGCAAGGTTACGTCCTGACCCGCTCGCAAGTCGATTCCAGAAAGCTGGTCGCCGTCGAAGGCGCCAGAGTCGAGTGGTTCGCGCCGAAAAGCCCAAGTCGCAGGGCGGCTGCGTCGGACGTGACCGACTCCGGCGGGCGCTTTACCGTGAAGGTGATGGAGAACAAAGAATTCCCCTATTCCGTTGACGTACACGCTCCAGCCGGGTTCTATAGCCGCAACGTGAAAATCGACGTCACGCAAGGGATGGAGCGGCCCAAGATCGAACTGAAGCGCGTACCGGCGCCGGAACCGATACCCGAACCGCATCCGGAGCCGACGCCGCACCCGGAACCCTCGCCTCATCCGCCGATGCCATGGCCGCATCCGCACCCCGAGCCGACGCCCCATCCAACTCCGCAGGTTTGCGTCTTGAACGGCGTTGTGACGCTCGACAGTCATAACACCCAGGCCAACTTGTGCGTCGCCCCGGGAGGAACGTTGGAGGTGCGGCTCAACTTGAGCGCTGGTACCGGCTATCAATGGGGAATGGTCTCAAGACTGTCGCGTGAAGTGACGCTGGTCAGCGGTCCCGAGTGGGTGAAAAGCAGTGGCTATTCCATCGGCGCCGGCGGCTACACGAAGTACGTCTTCCGCGTCAACTCGCAAGCGCAACGGGGCTTCCACCTGGCGTTTCAACTGAAACGGCCGTGGGAGGCCTCGGCCGCATCGCAGGCGAACGTCTCCGTGACGGTCGGCCCGGCCAGCGGCGGCGGTTTCCGAACTCGCTAA
- a CDS encoding Ig-like domain-containing protein — MITGRSWLIATCCFTAGLTVMVRPAAAEEKDPARAAQVEALINRANKLYLPRIEQLSWQPYNDVANLPYFSDQARHREQVKRLLATPESPERAEAIKQLNLQFLERQSVKNLELAKQAIAARNFTYARSYITFMPDSYWSAEEKRMVPVEKFLERKRQALKLDYAAYLAADEYVTSRMATFAQRMAAKSWPCKASTKAEGVVPVTIKFAAPAAAVSPSDVANVAEWRRYYANVDSATSLTEYPPYLDWSPRNFHWDIVRPPHKHYPEKGYLGVSMCGLYASSSAIEYIRSDLESAESDLQNFPKLKVLSGRNWAMFVRDDLSLSRPPGIELLFIRTPYGYFYLWIHSSMPTGLDSDQRGKVQNQIHYAAAKELIDLLAGDIPAEPFDPAEVGSAELTLTALDDVELTPTIDKPAECRVEAFLVGKDGKPVSQARVAFKKPEMGSLSDRVVVTDAAGKAEVTYTSPTFDEMTRQDKRAHDEMLRAVEPGSGATDYLTITTKRDMRRIEIGVHPLGKSVISTGPDRLVDRTTKMLVRLLDEKGKPVKKAGEKIMLYKPISGDLEVDVGHQVKGQATTTSYCILAQTDDLGQLSFDYIGPSHQELKAAHQQTFIKLQPHLFAVDQKTGRMAFHVVVVKNSQLPDPIGKYDNLWILTLMQWLYGYGVDAIWDQPWLGEYMMANQTFPVNSALDQGNFYANEFPSPQLELDRDARRRFAAAQSGFVDIRIDRIVVADNGYETGWDLIHGSNSDWNDDGVLEGPGFEMVGNAIYHETDLYQQVDYRLNCHFKDRMDLEATTYFKDLVLLACKHVYNINTVAKLPLSQLTDFNVTISWPITVSIRKYKDGTMEYQGWPYYRSQVENHYLKPDYLINQPVGLTLLFETAKPGEQAVVKFVAGKGYQKNAWIGIIPADVPHGDQRPNDDADIAYVTLNGKGNGIVNMKIPANTPPGEYEFRMFPSDDDSQPEAAHSAKFRIE, encoded by the coding sequence ATGATCACCGGACGAAGCTGGCTGATTGCGACGTGCTGTTTCACGGCAGGGTTAACGGTGATGGTTCGCCCCGCCGCCGCTGAGGAAAAGGATCCAGCCCGAGCGGCCCAGGTCGAAGCGCTAATCAATCGAGCCAACAAACTCTACCTGCCGCGGATTGAGCAGCTTTCCTGGCAACCCTACAACGACGTCGCTAATCTTCCCTACTTTAGCGATCAGGCGCGTCACCGCGAGCAAGTGAAGCGATTGCTCGCGACCCCGGAATCTCCCGAGCGTGCGGAGGCGATCAAGCAGCTAAATCTCCAGTTTTTGGAGCGTCAGAGCGTCAAAAACCTGGAACTCGCCAAACAGGCGATCGCCGCCCGCAACTTCACCTACGCTCGCAGCTATATCACCTTCATGCCGGACAGCTATTGGTCTGCGGAAGAGAAGCGAATGGTCCCGGTCGAAAAATTCCTGGAGCGAAAGCGACAAGCGCTCAAACTCGACTACGCCGCCTATCTTGCGGCTGACGAGTACGTCACTAGTCGCATGGCGACGTTCGCACAGCGCATGGCGGCGAAAAGCTGGCCCTGCAAGGCTTCGACGAAAGCGGAAGGCGTCGTCCCCGTTACCATCAAGTTCGCCGCTCCGGCCGCAGCGGTCAGTCCGTCCGACGTCGCCAATGTCGCCGAATGGCGACGATATTACGCCAACGTCGACTCTGCGACCTCGCTTACCGAGTACCCTCCTTATCTCGACTGGTCTCCACGGAATTTTCACTGGGATATCGTGCGACCGCCCCACAAGCACTATCCCGAGAAAGGTTATCTCGGCGTATCGATGTGCGGTCTCTATGCCAGCAGTTCCGCAATCGAATACATCCGTAGCGACTTGGAAAGCGCCGAGAGCGATTTGCAAAACTTTCCTAAACTGAAGGTTCTCTCGGGACGCAACTGGGCGATGTTCGTCCGCGATGATCTTTCGTTGTCCAGACCGCCGGGAATCGAGCTCCTCTTCATTCGAACTCCCTACGGCTACTTCTATTTGTGGATCCATAGCAGCATGCCGACCGGGCTCGACAGCGACCAACGCGGCAAGGTTCAAAACCAGATCCATTATGCGGCCGCCAAAGAGCTGATCGATCTTCTCGCCGGCGACATCCCCGCCGAACCGTTCGATCCAGCGGAGGTGGGATCGGCCGAGCTAACGCTGACGGCGCTCGATGACGTCGAGCTGACTCCGACGATCGATAAGCCCGCGGAGTGCCGCGTGGAAGCGTTCCTGGTGGGCAAAGACGGCAAGCCGGTCTCGCAGGCCCGTGTTGCGTTCAAAAAGCCGGAAATGGGAAGTCTGTCGGACCGCGTTGTCGTTACCGACGCCGCGGGTAAGGCGGAAGTGACCTACACCTCGCCCACATTCGACGAGATGACGCGACAAGACAAGCGAGCGCATGACGAGATGCTGCGGGCCGTGGAGCCCGGGAGCGGCGCTACCGATTATCTCACGATCACAACGAAGCGCGACATGCGCCGCATCGAGATTGGAGTGCATCCTCTCGGCAAGTCCGTCATCTCAACGGGACCAGACAGATTAGTCGACCGCACCACCAAGATGCTCGTAAGGCTGTTGGATGAAAAGGGAAAACCGGTTAAGAAAGCCGGCGAAAAGATCATGCTTTACAAGCCGATCAGCGGAGACTTGGAAGTCGACGTCGGACATCAGGTAAAAGGGCAAGCGACGACGACCTCCTACTGCATCCTCGCGCAGACGGACGACCTTGGCCAGCTGAGCTTCGACTATATCGGCCCTTCCCACCAAGAGTTAAAGGCGGCGCACCAGCAAACCTTTATCAAACTTCAGCCTCATCTCTTCGCGGTCGATCAAAAGACTGGGAGGATGGCGTTTCACGTGGTAGTCGTAAAGAATTCGCAACTCCCAGATCCGATCGGCAAGTACGACAACTTGTGGATATTGACCCTCATGCAATGGCTCTACGGATATGGCGTCGACGCCATTTGGGATCAGCCGTGGCTCGGCGAATATATGATGGCCAACCAAACGTTTCCTGTAAATTCCGCATTGGATCAGGGAAACTTCTACGCGAATGAGTTTCCCAGTCCCCAGTTGGAACTCGACCGCGATGCGCGGCGGCGATTCGCCGCTGCGCAGTCAGGCTTCGTTGATATTCGCATCGACCGGATCGTCGTGGCGGACAACGGATATGAGACCGGCTGGGACCTGATACATGGCAGCAACTCCGACTGGAATGATGACGGGGTGCTGGAAGGACCAGGATTTGAGATGGTGGGGAACGCGATCTATCACGAGACCGATCTCTACCAACAGGTCGACTATCGACTGAACTGCCATTTCAAGGATCGAATGGACCTGGAAGCGACGACCTACTTCAAAGATCTGGTACTATTGGCCTGTAAGCACGTATACAACATCAACACGGTAGCCAAACTCCCCCTCTCGCAACTAACGGACTTCAACGTGACGATCAGCTGGCCCATCACGGTCAGTATCCGCAAATACAAAGATGGAACGATGGAGTACCAAGGATGGCCGTACTATCGCTCCCAAGTTGAAAATCACTACCTAAAGCCGGACTATCTGATCAACCAGCCTGTCGGATTGACCCTGTTGTTCGAAACGGCGAAGCCGGGCGAGCAGGCAGTCGTCAAGTTTGTCGCCGGAAAAGGCTACCAGAAAAACGCTTGGATCGGCATCATTCCGGCGGACGTTCCCCACGGCGATCAACGCCCCAATGACGACGCCGACATCGCCTACGTCACGCTCAACGGCAAAGGCAACGGGATCGTCAACATGAAGATCCCAGCCAACACGCCGCCTGGCGAATACGAGTTCCGAATGTTCCCGTCCGATGACGATAGCCAACCCGAAGCGGCGCATAGCGCCAAGTTCCGAATTGAATGA